Within the bacterium genome, the region ATTCCCTACGCTCCGTTCCTCGTTACAGCTGCGTTGATTGTAATGATCTGGGGGGACAAAATAGCAAAACTTTACATGACCTTATACCCTTAAACCACTCAGTCCTCACCTCTTAGTTTTCGAAAAAAAATATCAAGTATTTCTTTTGCCTCATTCTCGAGAACGCCACCTTTAACCACAGGATGGTTTCCGAATGCAGGGTCATCCGGAAGATTCCACACTGTTCCGCATGCACCGAATTTATCGTTTTTCGTAGCGTAAACTATCCTTTCGACCCTTGCCATAATTATCGCAGCCGTACACATTATACACGGCTCCATGGTAACATAAATCGTGGCACCATCGAGTCGCCAATCACCGATGGACTTAGCGGCACAGCGTAAAGCAACCATTTCTGCATGTGCCGTGGGATCACCTTCCGATTCCCGAACATTGTGCCCCCTCCCTATTATCCTATCATTAAGAACCACCACGCAACCTATGGGCACTTCCCCCAATGCGAGAGCTTTCTTAGCCTCAAACAACGCCTCCCGCATGTAAAATTCGTCTTTGCTGATTGAGCTCATGGGCGTGAAAATATTTATTACCCCGCAAAAAACCGGGAAAAATTTACTCCTCAGACATTATGTCGCGTCCGGCGGCGCGCTTCATGGTCTCCCTCACTATGGACAGCGCAAGACCTTCGGAACCAGTAATGCTCGGCACCACTATTATTGCAGGGATATCCTTATCAGCGAATTCAGAAACGACCTCACGCGTCTGCTCAAGAATGTTCTCGGTTATGAATATTATCCCATATTCCCCACATGTGGCGAGTTTGCGCAGCGTCTGCGGAGCATCAGACGAATTTTCTATGGGAAAAACCTCAATGCCTATAGCTTTAAGTGGGAATACCGTCTCAAAATCCCCGATAGCTGCTATCTTATTCCATTCCAAAAGTTACCACCTCCTTTATTTTAGAAGGCTCCATTCCGGCAAGTTTCGCGCGAACTATAGTTCGGATAAGGGATATTTCCTCAAGTTTTGTGCAAAGATAAGCCCACAAAAGCTCAAGACCATAGGCACAGTACTTCGTGTATTTATAAAGTGACAACAATTTCGCTCGAAAAAATGTGTCGAGCATCATCATATTTCCTCCGAGCGCCTCCTTAATCACATCGGAAAGCACCTTGCCATACTCCGTGTTCGAAAAGTGGGCAGGCATGGATTCTTTTTCAGCCTCCGCAGCGGAGCGGAAAAGGTCAGCTCCCAAATCCCCATCTGGAACAAAGAGTTCCCAGAAATCCTTTAAGGGAATTCCCGCAAAAATAATTCTTAAGAAAGCTCTTGTGTTAAGCCAATCCGCATAAATCGCCCAAAACCTCGTAAAATACTCTTCAGAGGGCAATATCGAGCGAAAGTAGTTTACGAAAACTTTATCAACGGCAAAATCTATAGCAACGGGTTTGTTGAGCTCTTTAAGTTTAGCGCTGGCTGTTTCTATCGCATCAATCATGACCTGCGGAAGTCCACAACGCCCGCTTTCAAAGTATTCGTTAACCTGCCTTACCATGTCGTCAACAGGTATGGAACCATAATCCGGCAAAGCGGGAAGCACAGTCTCAAAAAACCTTGCTTTAAGCACAGCAGAAAGATTGGACATGTCTGTTCTCGTTCGCCAGATAGAGGTCAACTCCTTGTGGTAAGAAAGTTTGTCAACAAGGTCGAAAAGCGACTTTGTGGCTTTATTGAGAGCCTCCTCAAATCGCATCTCTCTTACCTGATACCCGAACTCCGAAAGCACAGTAGAGAGTTGTTCTTTTGGCGTGTCCAATAATTTCTGATAATCAGCGCGCCCGAGAAGATAAAGCTCAAGCCCTCTAACTACGCCTGACGCATAAGTGTATCGTGCGTCGCCTTTGAATATCAATGTTGGTTTCATGGCATTTAAGCTGGGTTATAATTAAA harbors:
- a CDS encoding V-type ATPase subunit gives rise to the protein MKPTLIFKGDARYTYASGVVRGLELYLLGRADYQKLLDTPKEQLSTVLSEFGYQVREMRFEEALNKATKSLFDLVDKLSYHKELTSIWRTRTDMSNLSAVLKARFFETVLPALPDYGSIPVDDMVRQVNEYFESGRCGLPQVMIDAIETASAKLKELNKPVAIDFAVDKVFVNYFRSILPSEEYFTRFWAIYADWLNTRAFLRIIFAGIPLKDFWELFVPDGDLGADLFRSAAEAEKESMPAHFSNTEYGKVLSDVIKEALGGNMMMLDTFFRAKLLSLYKYTKYCAYGLELLWAYLCTKLEEISLIRTIVRAKLAGMEPSKIKEVVTFGME
- a CDS encoding nucleoside deaminase, with amino-acid sequence MSSISKDEFYMREALFEAKKALALGEVPIGCVVVLNDRIIGRGHNVRESEGDPTAHAEMVALRCAAKSIGDWRLDGATIYVTMEPCIMCTAAIIMARVERIVYATKNDKFGACGTVWNLPDDPAFGNHPVVKGGVLENEAKEILDIFFRKLRGED